The following are from one region of the Burkholderiales bacterium genome:
- a CDS encoding YbhB/YbcL family Raf kinase inhibitor-like protein, with protein MKLTSSSFSDMQKIPDDYAFCVAHPREYAANSNNINPDLAWSDLPAATKSLALICHDPDVPSKPDDVNKEGRTIPANLPRINFYHWLLVDLPADAASIKRGEFSTGVTPRGKSGPRGPRGARQGLNTYTEWFAGDQDMEGNYFGYDGPCPPSNDSIVHHYIFTLYALDVEKCGVSGDFTADDLRKAIAGHVLGEAKLTGLYSLNRQPEDLM; from the coding sequence ATGAAACTCACCAGCTCCTCGTTTTCGGACATGCAGAAAATTCCCGACGATTACGCCTTTTGCGTTGCGCACCCACGCGAATACGCCGCCAACTCGAACAACATCAATCCGGATCTGGCCTGGTCCGATCTGCCGGCGGCAACGAAATCACTCGCACTGATTTGCCATGATCCGGATGTGCCGAGTAAACCCGACGACGTGAACAAGGAAGGGCGCACGATCCCGGCCAATTTGCCGCGCATCAATTTCTACCACTGGCTGCTGGTCGATTTGCCGGCCGATGCGGCGTCGATCAAGCGCGGCGAGTTCTCCACCGGCGTCACGCCGCGCGGCAAAAGCGGCCCGCGCGGCCCGCGCGGAGCGCGTCAGGGATTGAACACTTACACGGAATGGTTTGCGGGCGATCAGGATATGGAAGGCAACTATTTCGGCTACGACGGGCCATGTCCGCCGTCGAACGACAGCATCGTCCATCATTATATCTTCACGCTGTACGCGCTCGATGTCGAAAAATGCGGCGTCAGCGGAGATTTCACCGCGGATGATTTACGCAAAGCGATCGCAGGACACGTGCTCGGCGAAGCGAAGCTCACCGGGCTCTACAGCCTGAATCGACAGCCTGAAGATTTGATGTAA
- a CDS encoding response regulator yields the protein MIAARFSPAMADTPKTDILLVDDEPRNLLALQQLLEAPDRNLVLAGSGDEALRAVLKCDFAVILLDVRMPALDGFETAKLIRGRTRSRQTPIIFVTGVYEDVSSVSRGYEVGAVDYILKPIVPDVLKSKVSVFVELYRKTAELNRQKEALRAEARASGQRFYDLVQGLDAIVWEARADQNRFSFVSQRAESMLGYSVGRWLAEPDFRTCIIHHDDATATRAAYERAYREGGTHALEYRVTAADGRELWLRDHVYAKHGGDGDNGAQDGHAQVRGVMVDITRQKEIEAALAGHSEHLEELVEARTADLSALSAHLENVREEEKAGLARELHDELGSILTALALDVSWLQKRMNNSGQPFADKLQAVRGLIDSAVKTTRGIMQDLRPTLLDDVGIAAAISWQSQEFSKRNGIACKLELFDEQAKLDEMRSISLFRILQEALTNITRHAQASEVRIVLRSGDDGIALEVHDNGIGIAANDAHKPMSHGLTGMRERVRRLGGRIAIAAPSGGGTLIEVVLPAAIAGADGVLASAGDPAVSGASLSIVSR from the coding sequence ATGATAGCCGCTCGGTTTAGCCCGGCGATGGCCGACACCCCCAAAACCGACATCCTTCTCGTCGACGACGAGCCGCGTAATCTGCTGGCATTGCAGCAGTTACTCGAGGCGCCGGATCGCAATCTGGTGCTCGCGGGCTCCGGGGACGAGGCTTTGCGCGCAGTGCTGAAGTGCGATTTCGCCGTGATTCTGCTCGATGTGCGCATGCCGGCGCTGGATGGCTTCGAAACCGCGAAGCTGATACGCGGCCGCACCCGTTCGCGGCAAACGCCGATCATTTTCGTCACCGGCGTTTATGAGGACGTGAGTTCGGTATCGCGCGGCTACGAAGTCGGCGCAGTCGATTACATCCTGAAGCCCATCGTGCCCGATGTGCTCAAATCCAAAGTGTCGGTTTTCGTCGAGCTGTACCGAAAAACCGCCGAACTGAATCGTCAGAAGGAAGCGTTACGGGCCGAGGCGCGCGCTTCCGGGCAGCGTTTCTACGATCTGGTGCAAGGTCTGGACGCGATCGTCTGGGAGGCGCGGGCCGATCAAAACCGTTTTTCTTTCGTCAGCCAGCGCGCCGAATCCATGCTCGGCTATTCTGTGGGGCGCTGGCTGGCTGAGCCGGACTTTCGCACGTGCATCATTCACCACGACGATGCGACGGCGACGCGCGCGGCTTATGAGCGCGCCTACCGAGAAGGCGGCACGCATGCGCTCGAATACCGGGTGACGGCGGCGGACGGCCGCGAACTGTGGTTGCGCGATCATGTTTATGCCAAACACGGCGGCGACGGCGACAACGGAGCGCAGGACGGTCATGCGCAAGTGCGCGGTGTGATGGTAGACATCACGCGCCAAAAGGAAATCGAAGCGGCGCTCGCCGGGCACAGCGAGCATCTCGAAGAGCTGGTCGAAGCGCGCACGGCCGACCTGTCGGCTTTGTCGGCGCACCTGGAAAACGTTCGCGAGGAGGAAAAGGCCGGTCTCGCGCGCGAACTGCACGACGAGCTCGGCAGCATCCTGACCGCGCTCGCGCTGGATGTCTCATGGCTGCAAAAGCGCATGAACAACAGCGGGCAGCCATTCGCCGACAAGCTGCAGGCAGTCCGGGGATTGATCGACTCGGCGGTGAAAACCACGCGCGGCATCATGCAGGATTTGCGGCCCACCCTGCTCGATGACGTCGGCATAGCCGCGGCCATCAGCTGGCAGTCGCAGGAATTTTCCAAGCGCAACGGCATCGCCTGCAAACTCGAACTGTTCGACGAGCAGGCGAAGCTCGATGAGATGCGTTCGATTTCGCTGTTCCGCATTTTGCAGGAAGCGCTGACCAACATTACCCGGCACGCGCAGGCGAGCGAAGTCCGCATCGTGCTGCGTTCGGGCGATGACGGCATCGCGCTCGAAGTGCATGACAACGGCATCGGCATCGCCGCCAATGACGCGCATAAACCGATGTCGCATGGCCTGACCGGCATGCGCGAGCGCGTTCGGCGGCTGGGCGGCAGGATCGCCATCGCCGCGCCGTCCGGCGGCGGCACGCTGATCGAAGTCGTGCTGCCGGCTGCGATCGCCGGCGCGGACGGTGTGCTCGCGAGCGCGGGCGACCCTGCCGTTTCGGGCGCCTCGCTGTCGATCGTGTCCCGGTGA